A single genomic interval of Cucumis sativus cultivar 9930 chromosome 5, Cucumber_9930_V3, whole genome shotgun sequence harbors:
- the LOC101210892 gene encoding U4/U6 small nuclear ribonucleoprotein Prp31 homolog isoform X2: MEEDIDGDLADLESLNYEDLDSVSKLQKTQRYNDIMQKVEDALQTDSNISNQGFVLEDDPEYQLIVECNALSVDIENEIIIIHNFIRDKYRLKFPELESLVHHPIDYARVVKKIGNEVDLTLVDLEGLLPSAVIMVVSVTASTTSGKPLPEEILQKTIDACDRALALDSAKKMVLTFVESRMGHIAPNLSAIVGSAVAAKLMGTAGGLAALAKMPACNVQLLGAKRKNLAGFSTATSQFRVGYIEQTEIFQSTPPPLKMRACRLISAKSTLAARVDSTMGDPTGKTGRVFKDEILKKIEKWQEPPPAKQPKPLPVPDSEPKKKRGGRRLRKMKERYATTEMRKLANRMQFGVPEESSLGDGLGEGYGMLGQAGSGKLRVSAAQSKLAAKVVKKFKEKRYGSSGATSGLTSSLAFTPVQGIELSNPQAHLNQLGSGTQSTYFSETGTFSKIRKN; encoded by the exons ATGGAAGAGGATATTGATGGGGACCTTGCCGACCTAGAAAGCCTTAATTATGAGGATCTGGATAGTGTATCAAAACTGCAGAAAACACAAAGATACAATGATATTATGCAG AAAGTTGAAGATGCATTGCAGACGGATTCTAATATCTCAAATCAGGGATTTGTATTGGAAGATGATCCTGAGTACCAATTGATTGTAGAGTGTAATGCCTTGTCAGTGGATATTGagaatgaaattattattattcacaaCTTTATACGAGATAAATATCGACTGAAATTTCCAGAGCTTGAATCACTTGTGCACCATCCAATCGATTATGCTCGAGTTGTTAAGAAGATTGGAAATGAAGTGGATTTGACTCTTGTAGATTTAGAAGGACTTTTACCTTCTGCTGTTATTATGGTTGTTTCTGTCACAGCATCTACAACAAGTGGAAAGCCACTTCCAGAGGAAATTCTCCAGAAAACAATTGATGCATGTGATCGAGCTCTTGCCTTAGATTCAGCAAAGAAAATGGTCCTTACTTTTGTTGAAAGTAGAATGGGGCATATTGCACCAAATCTTTCAGCCATAGTTGGAAGTGCTGTTGCAGCAAAACTAATGGGAACTGCTGGTGGTCTTGCTGCTTTAGCTAAGATGCCTGCTTGCAATGTTCAGCTTCTTGGtgcaaagagaaaaaatctTGCTGGGTTTTCCACAGCTACCTCACAATTTCGAGTAGGTTATATTGAGCAAACAGAGATATTCCAATCAACACCTCCACCTTTGAAGATGCGTGCTTGTCGGCTCATATCTGCAAAGTCAACACTTGCAGCACGAGTTGACTCCACCATGGGAGATCCTACTGGGAAGACTGGCAGAGTCTTCAAAGATGagattcttaaaaaaattgaaaaatggcaaGAACCTCCGCCTGCAAAACAACCAAAACCTCTTCCGGTCCCTGATTCCGAGcctaaaaagaagagaggtGGCCGTCGATTAAGAAAGATGAAGGAAAG ATATGCAACAACGGAGATGAGGAAGCTAGCTAACAGGATGCAGTTTGGGGTGCCTGAAGAGAGTTCGTTAG GAGATGGATTGGGGGAAGGATATGGAATGCTTGGTCAGGCTGGGAGTGGGAAGTTACGTGTATCGGCTGCTCAGAGCAAGCTTGCTGCAAAGGTTGTTAAGAA GTTCAAGGAAAAACGCTATGGAAGCAGTGGTGCTACGTCTGGGCTGACCTCAAGTTTGGCATTTACTCCTGTACAA GGAATCGAGCTGTCAAATCCTCAGGCCCATTTGAACCAGCTAGGGAGCGGCACTCAAAGCACCTACTTTTCTGAAACaggaacattttcaaaaattaggaaaaactGA
- the LOC101210892 gene encoding U4/U6 small nuclear ribonucleoprotein Prp31 homolog isoform X1, with protein sequence MATLADSFLADLDELSDEDKFQGEAGADAENMEEDIDGDLADLESLNYEDLDSVSKLQKTQRYNDIMQKVEDALQTDSNISNQGFVLEDDPEYQLIVECNALSVDIENEIIIIHNFIRDKYRLKFPELESLVHHPIDYARVVKKIGNEVDLTLVDLEGLLPSAVIMVVSVTASTTSGKPLPEEILQKTIDACDRALALDSAKKMVLTFVESRMGHIAPNLSAIVGSAVAAKLMGTAGGLAALAKMPACNVQLLGAKRKNLAGFSTATSQFRVGYIEQTEIFQSTPPPLKMRACRLISAKSTLAARVDSTMGDPTGKTGRVFKDEILKKIEKWQEPPPAKQPKPLPVPDSEPKKKRGGRRLRKMKERYATTEMRKLANRMQFGVPEESSLGDGLGEGYGMLGQAGSGKLRVSAAQSKLAAKVVKKFKEKRYGSSGATSGLTSSLAFTPVQGIELSNPQAHLNQLGSGTQSTYFSETGTFSKIRKN encoded by the exons ATG GCTACTTTGGCTGATTCCTTTCTAGCAGATCTTGATGAACTCTCTGATGAAGACAAGTTTCAG GGTGAAGCAGGTGCCGATGCCGAAAATATGGAAGAGGATATTGATGGGGACCTTGCCGACCTAGAAAGCCTTAATTATGAGGATCTGGATAGTGTATCAAAACTGCAGAAAACACAAAGATACAATGATATTATGCAG AAAGTTGAAGATGCATTGCAGACGGATTCTAATATCTCAAATCAGGGATTTGTATTGGAAGATGATCCTGAGTACCAATTGATTGTAGAGTGTAATGCCTTGTCAGTGGATATTGagaatgaaattattattattcacaaCTTTATACGAGATAAATATCGACTGAAATTTCCAGAGCTTGAATCACTTGTGCACCATCCAATCGATTATGCTCGAGTTGTTAAGAAGATTGGAAATGAAGTGGATTTGACTCTTGTAGATTTAGAAGGACTTTTACCTTCTGCTGTTATTATGGTTGTTTCTGTCACAGCATCTACAACAAGTGGAAAGCCACTTCCAGAGGAAATTCTCCAGAAAACAATTGATGCATGTGATCGAGCTCTTGCCTTAGATTCAGCAAAGAAAATGGTCCTTACTTTTGTTGAAAGTAGAATGGGGCATATTGCACCAAATCTTTCAGCCATAGTTGGAAGTGCTGTTGCAGCAAAACTAATGGGAACTGCTGGTGGTCTTGCTGCTTTAGCTAAGATGCCTGCTTGCAATGTTCAGCTTCTTGGtgcaaagagaaaaaatctTGCTGGGTTTTCCACAGCTACCTCACAATTTCGAGTAGGTTATATTGAGCAAACAGAGATATTCCAATCAACACCTCCACCTTTGAAGATGCGTGCTTGTCGGCTCATATCTGCAAAGTCAACACTTGCAGCACGAGTTGACTCCACCATGGGAGATCCTACTGGGAAGACTGGCAGAGTCTTCAAAGATGagattcttaaaaaaattgaaaaatggcaaGAACCTCCGCCTGCAAAACAACCAAAACCTCTTCCGGTCCCTGATTCCGAGcctaaaaagaagagaggtGGCCGTCGATTAAGAAAGATGAAGGAAAG ATATGCAACAACGGAGATGAGGAAGCTAGCTAACAGGATGCAGTTTGGGGTGCCTGAAGAGAGTTCGTTAG GAGATGGATTGGGGGAAGGATATGGAATGCTTGGTCAGGCTGGGAGTGGGAAGTTACGTGTATCGGCTGCTCAGAGCAAGCTTGCTGCAAAGGTTGTTAAGAA GTTCAAGGAAAAACGCTATGGAAGCAGTGGTGCTACGTCTGGGCTGACCTCAAGTTTGGCATTTACTCCTGTACAA GGAATCGAGCTGTCAAATCCTCAGGCCCATTTGAACCAGCTAGGGAGCGGCACTCAAAGCACCTACTTTTCTGAAACaggaacattttcaaaaattaggaaaaactGA
- the LOC101213410 gene encoding spermidine synthase-like (The RefSeq protein has 3 substitutions compared to this genomic sequence), whose protein sequence is MAAELSLGSAASKPQTENGVSDSISSVIPGWFSEISPMWPGEAHSLKVEKVLFQGKSDYQDVLVFQSSTYGKVLVLDGVIQLTERDECAYQEMITHLPLCSIPNPKKVLVIGGGDGGVLREVARHLSVEQIDICEIDKMVVDVSKEFFPRVAIGYEDPRVTLHVGDGVAFLKAVPEGTYDAIIVDSSDPIGPAQELFEKPFFASVAKALRPGGVVCTQAEGIWLHMHIIEDIVTNCRQIFKGSVNYAWTTVPTYPSGVIGFMLCSTEGPTVDFKHPVNSAEVNGIDTAKSPLKFYNSEIHAAAFCLPSFAKKIIDSE, encoded by the exons atgGCTGCGGAACTCTCCCTCGGCTCGGCAGCGAGCAAACCCCAGACTGAGAATGGGGTTTCTGATTCTATTTCATCTGTAATTCCTGGATGGTTTTCTGAAATTAGCCCAATGTGGCCTG GAGAGGCTCACTCCTTGAAGGTGGAGAAGGTTTTGTTTCAAGGGAAGTCTGATTATCAGGACGTTTTGGTGTTTCAG TCATCAACTTATGGGAAAGTTCTGGTTTTGGATGGGGTGATTCAGCTTACAGAGAGAGATGAATGTGCTTATCAAGAGATGATCACTCACCTTCCGCTTTGCTCAATTCCAAATCCCAAAAAG GTTCTAGTCATTGGTGGAGGGGACGGCGGTGTGTTGCGAGAGGTGGCTCGTCATTTATCCGTTGAGCAGATAGATATCTGTGAAATCGACAAGATGGTAGTTGAC GTTTCCAAAGAATTTTTCCCTCGTGTAGCTATTGGGTACGAGGATCCCCGTGTCACTCTTCATGTTGGCGATG GTGTTGCATTTCTCAAGGCTGTTCCTGAAGGCACTTATGATGCAATTATAGTGGATTCATCTGATCCTATCG GGCCTGCACAAGAGCTTTTTGAGAAGCCATTTTTTGCTTCAGTTGCCAAAGCTCTTCGACCAGGAGGTGTTGTGTGTACTCAGGCAGAGAGCATCTGGCTTCACATGCATATCATTGAAGACATTGTAACAAACTGCCGCCAGATATTCAAAGGCTCTGTCAACTATGCATGGACTACAGTTCCCACATATCCAAG CGGAGTGATTGGGTTTATGCTCTGCTCAACTGAGGGACCTACTGTCGATTTCAAGCATCCAGTAAACTCAGTCGAGGTGAACGGCATTGACACCGCAAAGAGTCCGCTCAAGTTTTACAACTCGGAG ATTCATGCAGCAGCTTTCTGTTTGCCATCTTTTGCGAAGAAGATTATTGATTCAAAATGA